Proteins encoded by one window of Candidatus Mesenet endosymbiont of Phosphuga atrata:
- the glpX gene encoding class II fructose-bisphosphatase has product MEDLIPKLVEATESAAMAAYNLLGLGQEKEADRAAVDAMRSTLNSIDMNGTVVIGEGERDLAPMLYIGEEVGTKRGPEIDIALDPLEGTSVCANYGRGAMSVLAVTKRGSFLNAPDVYMEKIAVGKNLPNGIVSLKNSIESNLYQLSEAKCCKISELVVIALNRPRHESLIMRIRKCGAKVKLIDDGDISAVISLLNNSYDMYVGIGGAPEGILAASVLSSVGGQMEGKLIFDTDKLKKRAEEIGIKDKEKIYRVEDMVKSESIFISTGITDGDILSGIKDKNSKRTINSLIISKGVIKRVKKITYNYFNS; this is encoded by the coding sequence ATAGAAGATTTAATTCCTAAATTGGTTGAAGCAACAGAAAGCGCAGCTATGGCTGCATATAATTTGCTTGGTTTAGGTCAAGAAAAAGAAGCAGATAGAGCTGCTGTTGATGCGATGCGTTCTACACTTAATTCTATAGATATGAATGGTACAGTTGTTATCGGTGAAGGTGAAAGAGACTTAGCACCAATGCTTTATATAGGTGAAGAGGTTGGTACAAAAAGGGGTCCAGAGATTGATATTGCACTTGACCCTTTAGAAGGGACTTCTGTATGTGCGAATTATGGCAGAGGGGCAATGTCTGTTCTTGCTGTTACAAAAAGAGGTAGTTTTCTAAACGCACCAGATGTTTATATGGAAAAGATAGCGGTAGGTAAAAACTTACCAAACGGTATTGTATCACTTAAAAATAGTATTGAAAGTAACCTATATCAGCTGTCCGAAGCAAAATGTTGTAAGATTAGTGAATTGGTAGTTATAGCACTAAACAGACCAAGGCATGAAAGCTTAATAATGAGAATTAGAAAATGTGGAGCAAAAGTAAAATTAATAGATGACGGTGATATATCAGCTGTTATTTCATTACTAAATAATAGTTATGATATGTATGTAGGAATTGGAGGTGCACCAGAAGGAATTTTAGCCGCATCAGTTCTAAGCTCCGTTGGGGGGCAAATGGAAGGAAAGTTAATATTTGATACTGATAAACTAAAAAAACGTGCGGAAGAAATAGGTATCAAGGATAAGGAAAAGATCTATAGAGTAGAAGATATGGTAAAAAGCGAATCGATATTTATCAGTACTGGTATTACAGATGGAGATATATTAAGCGGGATTAAAGATAAAAACAGCAAGCGTACTATTAACTCACTTATAATATCAAAAGGTGTGATAAAAAGGGTAAAAAAAATTACTTATAATTATTTTAACAGTTAA